In Sphingopyxis macrogoltabida, the sequence ATCCTTCGCGATCGCGCGCGAAGGATTCGGCGCGCTCGAGCTGCGGGCCGTGAAAGCCCTCCCAGGCATCGGGGAGCCAGTCGCGCAGCGTCTTGTCCGCCGACGCCCTTTCCTTGTCGGTGAAGAGGTCGGGATAGCCGGTGGCGACCAGCGCCCAGTCGCAATCCTCTTCGTACCAGCCGTCCTGCAGCCGAAGGGCGGGAGGCATCGCGGCATTGCGCAACTGTTCGAGGAAGAAGCCGCCGTGGCTCGCCGTGTCGAAACAGATGATGCCTTCGCCGTAGCGCGTCGCGAGCTGCGAGGGGCCCCATGGCGTCGACATCAGGAGGTCGATGCGCGTTCGGCTCAGCGCAGCGCGTTGACGGAAGTGCAACATGCAATCTTCGACATGTGCGCGGAAGCTGGCTTCGTCGGCGACCTGTCCGTCGAAGCCGAAGCCATCGGCGGCCGACCATTGCGAGATCGGTTTCGATCGCGTCGAGGCGGTCGCGAGGCGGTAGCCGTCACGGATCGGGATCGCGATCAGCGCGAGATAGTCGACCCGCGCCGCC encodes:
- a CDS encoding DUF7007 domain-containing protein, with the protein product MSDMVAEYGTTADGHWAARVDYLALIAIPIRDGYRLATASTRSKPISQWSAADGFGFDGQVADEASFRAHVEDCMLHFRQRAALSRTRIDLLMSTPWGPSQLATRYGEGIICFDTASHGGFFLEQLRNAAMPPALRLQDGWYEEDCDWALVATGYPDLFTDKERASADKTLRDWLPDAWEGFHGPQLERAESFARDREGFERDHAEDWIVIAATQSKAHPGDVIGIASRGGKRGAAPTRNFLIPGGEYERGRHGFVIDLSRHFRAD